Proteins encoded within one genomic window of Schaalia sp. HMT-172:
- the purM gene encoding phosphoribosylformylglycinamidine cyclo-ligase: MTDTPLDYATAGVDTAAGDRAVELMKSAVAATHDSTVLGATGGFAGMVDASALLGMERPLLATSTDGVGTKIAIAQAMDVHDTIGQDLVGMVVDDIVVIGARPVLMTDYIACGHVVPERIAAIVTGIARACEATGTPLIGGETAEHPGVMEPDDYDIAGAATGVVDASKLLGPERVTGGDVVIAMASSGLHSNGYSLVRSVVARVGASLESHVAEFGRTLGEELLEPTRLYTRLCLDLVERFGVEGIHAYSHVTGGGLAANLSRVLPVGAVATVDRSTWTVPAVFDWVRRGGDVTWVGMEDSLNLGVGMVAVVSESVASEVLSAINEAGVAAWVLGSVTSVGADGTVAGFGSVTDLGADSSGVRLISGTKGVQAGAVLLHGEYRVG; the protein is encoded by the coding sequence ATGACCGATACCCCCCTGGACTACGCGACCGCTGGCGTCGACACGGCGGCGGGCGACCGCGCCGTCGAGCTGATGAAGAGCGCCGTGGCCGCCACCCACGACTCGACCGTCCTGGGCGCGACCGGCGGATTCGCCGGCATGGTCGACGCCTCCGCGCTGCTGGGCATGGAGAGGCCGCTGCTCGCGACCTCCACGGACGGCGTGGGCACGAAGATCGCGATCGCGCAGGCCATGGACGTGCACGACACGATCGGCCAGGACCTGGTGGGCATGGTCGTCGACGACATCGTCGTGATCGGCGCGCGCCCGGTCCTCATGACCGACTACATCGCCTGCGGGCACGTCGTCCCCGAGCGCATCGCCGCGATCGTCACCGGCATCGCGCGGGCCTGCGAGGCCACGGGCACGCCCCTGATCGGCGGCGAGACCGCCGAGCATCCGGGCGTCATGGAGCCCGACGACTACGACATTGCGGGTGCGGCGACCGGCGTCGTGGACGCCTCCAAGCTGCTGGGGCCCGAGCGCGTGACGGGCGGCGACGTCGTCATCGCCATGGCGTCATCGGGCCTGCATTCCAACGGCTACTCGCTGGTGCGCTCGGTCGTGGCCCGCGTGGGCGCCTCGCTGGAGTCTCACGTGGCCGAGTTCGGCCGCACCCTCGGCGAGGAGCTCCTGGAGCCCACGCGCCTGTACACGCGCCTGTGCCTGGACCTGGTCGAGCGCTTCGGCGTCGAGGGGATTCACGCCTACTCGCACGTGACCGGCGGCGGCCTGGCCGCGAACCTGTCGCGCGTCCTGCCCGTCGGCGCGGTGGCGACCGTCGATCGCTCGACGTGGACCGTTCCCGCCGTGTTCGACTGGGTGCGCCGCGGCGGCGACGTCACCTGGGTGGGCATGGAGGACTCCCTGAACCTGGGCGTCGGCATGGTCGCCGTCGTCTCCGAGTCCGTCGCCTCCGAGGTCCTGTCCGCGATCAACGAGGCCGGGGTGGCCGCGTGGGTCCTGGGCTCCGTCACGTCGGTCGGCGCCGACGGTACCGTGGCCGGCTTCGGGTCGGTCACTGACCTGGGCGCTGACTCCTC
- the purF gene encoding amidophosphoribosyltransferase: MLPVSQPDMTLSDQELFGDDHPHDHCGVFGVWAPGEDVSRLTYFSLYALQHRGQQSAGIATSNGKQILVYKDQGLVSKVFSEQSLQGLRGHIALGHVRYATTGADVWRNAQPTLGPTPTGTLALAHNGNLTNTTELRELASDIADDGEDFERGASTDTSLVTALLGMADRIPGPAPFIASPAVTPGDADRHEAAPASSVTDPEPAPLVGAALKVLPRIKGAFSLVFMDENTLYAARDPHGYRPLVLGRLASGWVIASETAALDLCGATVVREVEPGELISIDASGVHSRRFAVRRANTCVFEYVYLARPDTTIGGRRIVAARHEMGAALARENPINADLVMPTPDSGTPAAIGYAQEAGIPFAQGLVKNAYVGRTFIEPTQSLRQLGIRLKLNPLREVIEGKRLIVIDDSIVRGNTQRALVKMLREAGAAEVHIRISSPPVLWPCFFGIDFPTRAELIASSMDVEQVRAHLGADSLAYLSIDGMVAATGQGNSLCLGCFTGEYPETIPAGTPVPGTPDATPC, encoded by the coding sequence GTGCTTCCCGTCTCGCAGCCAGACATGACACTGTCCGATCAGGAACTCTTCGGAGACGATCACCCGCACGATCACTGCGGCGTCTTCGGGGTATGGGCCCCGGGCGAGGACGTTTCCCGCCTGACCTACTTCTCCCTCTATGCCTTGCAACACCGAGGCCAGCAGAGCGCTGGTATCGCCACTTCGAATGGCAAGCAGATCCTCGTCTATAAGGACCAGGGGCTGGTCTCCAAGGTGTTCTCTGAGCAGTCCCTCCAGGGCCTGCGTGGTCACATCGCCCTGGGGCACGTGCGCTACGCGACAACCGGCGCGGACGTGTGGCGCAACGCCCAGCCGACGCTGGGCCCCACCCCCACGGGCACGCTCGCCCTGGCCCACAACGGCAACCTGACGAACACCACGGAGCTGCGCGAGCTGGCCTCAGACATCGCCGACGACGGCGAGGATTTTGAGCGCGGAGCCTCCACTGACACCTCCCTCGTGACCGCCCTCCTCGGCATGGCCGACCGGATCCCCGGGCCCGCCCCCTTCATCGCGAGCCCCGCCGTCACGCCCGGTGACGCGGACCGGCACGAGGCCGCCCCGGCCTCGTCGGTCACCGATCCCGAGCCCGCTCCCCTCGTCGGCGCCGCCCTGAAGGTGCTTCCGCGCATCAAGGGCGCGTTCTCCCTGGTCTTCATGGACGAGAACACGCTGTACGCGGCGCGCGACCCGCACGGCTACCGTCCGCTCGTGCTGGGGCGCCTGGCTTCTGGCTGGGTTATCGCCTCCGAGACCGCCGCCCTCGACCTGTGCGGCGCGACCGTCGTGCGCGAGGTCGAACCCGGCGAGCTCATCTCGATCGACGCCTCGGGCGTGCACTCGCGCCGCTTCGCGGTGCGCCGCGCCAACACCTGCGTTTTCGAGTACGTGTACCTGGCGCGCCCCGACACGACGATCGGCGGGCGCCGCATCGTGGCCGCGCGCCACGAGATGGGGGCCGCTCTCGCGCGGGAAAACCCCATCAACGCGGACCTGGTGATGCCGACCCCCGACTCGGGCACGCCCGCCGCCATCGGCTACGCACAGGAGGCCGGCATCCCCTTCGCGCAGGGCCTCGTGAAGAACGCCTACGTTGGGCGCACCTTCATCGAACCCACGCAGTCCCTGCGCCAGCTCGGTATCCGCCTCAAGCTCAACCCCCTGCGCGAGGTCATCGAAGGAAAGCGCCTCATCGTCATCGACGACTCCATCGTGCGCGGCAACACGCAGCGCGCGCTCGTCAAGATGCTGCGCGAGGCCGGGGCCGCCGAGGTGCACATCCGCATCTCGTCCCCGCCGGTGCTGTGGCCGTGTTTCTTCGGCATCGATTTCCCGACGCGCGCGGAGCTCATCGCGTCCTCCATGGACGTTGAGCAGGTGCGAGCGCACCTCGGGGCGGACTCGCTGGCCTACCTGTCGATCGACGGGATGGTCGCGGCCACCGGACAGGGCAATTCCCTGTGCCTGGGCTGCTTCACCGGCGAGTACCCCGAGACGATCCCCGCCGGGACTCCCGTGCCCGGCACCCCCGACGCCACCCCCTGCTAA
- a CDS encoding (Fe-S)-binding protein gives MANPTLSAIMWGFALLISALALVSFGRGLTHMWRTVAAGTPDPGRLTPVGKRAWGVISAALTHREFKGRPWIKAAHWLVMVSFPILFLTLVTGYAQLRVQTFTLPLLGHFAPWEWLTEVFAWGGLAGIIGLMVVRQRAGRGTAAEAALSNDDPDGAAAAADPEGTPPSSLTRPHPRDSSPRGLASRFLGSTRWQALFVEWVIFIVCACVVALRGLEYALFSVTPGLEAHASALHFPLTAWLGALFAAATSSSATALANAIVLVSALKVITSMTWLTVIGIQTGMGVAWHRFVAILNLYTRRNADGTKSLGPADHMLIDGKPVTSEDDFDDLPEDTVLGVGTIDDFSWKARLDLYACTECGRCQELCPAWNTQKPLSPKLLIMGLRDHMESASNVQIVEQEEGHQKLEDGEVLLDKGVPASPHSFDLVSALSLSGATGPEGVSAVTAPLVPEVVSEEVLWDCTNCGACVEQCPVDIEHIDHILDLRRHQVLMEGAFPRELGRAFRGMESKANPYNQPARKRMDWAKKLDFDIPVVGEDIEDASQVDYLFWVGCAGAYDDTAKKTSAAVAELLHTAGVSFAVLGSGESCAGDPARRAGNEALFQMLAAQVIDTLKEAKPQKIVVSCAHCFNTIAGEYPELGGSFDVVHHTQLLNRLVRDGLLTPMAPASTDSTAPTGEDTTDEAGAGSTDGVPQAGAPLKVTYHDACFLGRHNRVYEPPRELVGSLPNVELVEMPRNRDRAMCCGAGGAHAWFEETRGTRIADARIVEAASTGADVVATACPFCSQMLGSASGTSAGFVSADATDPGSASTDATMASPGGKLPEVRDVAVMLLEAVKRGQ, from the coding sequence GTGGCCAATCCGACGCTGAGCGCCATCATGTGGGGCTTCGCCCTGCTGATCAGCGCCCTGGCCCTCGTCTCGTTCGGGCGAGGCCTGACGCACATGTGGCGTACCGTCGCAGCGGGAACACCGGATCCGGGGCGCCTGACGCCCGTCGGCAAACGAGCGTGGGGCGTCATCTCCGCGGCCCTCACCCACCGCGAATTCAAGGGGCGCCCGTGGATCAAGGCGGCCCACTGGCTCGTCATGGTCTCCTTCCCGATTCTGTTCCTCACGCTGGTCACGGGTTACGCCCAGCTGCGCGTCCAGACCTTCACGCTCCCCCTCCTCGGCCACTTCGCGCCGTGGGAGTGGCTGACCGAGGTCTTCGCGTGGGGCGGCCTGGCCGGCATCATCGGCCTCATGGTCGTGCGCCAGCGCGCGGGGCGCGGCACGGCCGCTGAGGCAGCCCTCTCCAACGACGACCCCGACGGCGCGGCCGCCGCGGCCGACCCGGAAGGCACCCCGCCCTCGTCCCTGACCCGCCCCCACCCGCGCGACTCTTCCCCGCGCGGCCTCGCTTCCCGGTTCCTGGGCTCAACCCGCTGGCAGGCGCTCTTCGTCGAGTGGGTCATCTTCATCGTGTGCGCGTGCGTCGTGGCCCTGCGCGGCCTCGAATACGCGCTCTTCAGCGTCACTCCCGGCCTCGAGGCCCACGCCTCCGCCCTGCATTTCCCCCTCACCGCCTGGCTCGGCGCGCTCTTCGCGGCGGCCACCTCCTCCTCGGCCACCGCGCTGGCCAACGCGATCGTCCTAGTCAGCGCCCTCAAGGTCATCACCTCCATGACCTGGCTGACGGTCATCGGCATCCAGACCGGCATGGGCGTCGCCTGGCACCGCTTCGTCGCAATCCTCAACCTGTACACGCGCCGAAACGCCGACGGCACCAAGTCCCTGGGCCCAGCCGACCACATGCTCATCGACGGAAAGCCCGTCACCAGCGAGGACGACTTCGATGACCTGCCCGAGGACACGGTCCTCGGCGTGGGCACAATCGACGACTTCTCGTGGAAGGCCCGCCTGGACCTGTACGCCTGCACCGAATGCGGCCGCTGCCAGGAGCTGTGCCCCGCGTGGAACACCCAGAAGCCCCTCTCCCCTAAGCTCCTCATCATGGGCCTGCGCGACCACATGGAGTCCGCCTCCAACGTGCAGATCGTCGAGCAGGAGGAGGGCCACCAGAAGCTGGAAGACGGCGAGGTCCTCCTCGACAAGGGCGTGCCTGCCTCGCCGCACTCCTTCGACCTGGTCTCCGCCCTGTCCCTGTCGGGCGCGACCGGCCCCGAAGGCGTCTCCGCGGTCACCGCCCCCCTGGTCCCCGAGGTCGTCTCCGAAGAGGTCCTGTGGGACTGCACGAACTGCGGCGCCTGCGTCGAACAGTGCCCCGTCGACATCGAGCACATCGACCACATCCTCGACCTGCGCCGCCACCAGGTCCTCATGGAGGGCGCGTTCCCCCGCGAGCTGGGCCGCGCCTTCCGCGGCATGGAATCCAAGGCGAACCCCTACAACCAGCCGGCCCGCAAGCGCATGGACTGGGCGAAGAAGCTGGACTTCGACATCCCCGTCGTCGGCGAGGACATCGAGGACGCCTCGCAGGTCGACTACCTGTTCTGGGTGGGCTGCGCGGGCGCCTACGACGACACCGCGAAGAAGACCAGTGCCGCCGTCGCCGAGCTGCTGCACACGGCGGGCGTGTCCTTCGCGGTCCTCGGCTCGGGCGAGTCCTGCGCGGGCGACCCTGCCCGCCGCGCCGGCAACGAGGCGCTCTTCCAGATGCTGGCCGCCCAGGTGATCGACACGCTCAAGGAAGCCAAGCCCCAGAAGATCGTCGTCTCCTGCGCTCACTGCTTCAACACGATCGCAGGTGAGTACCCCGAGCTGGGCGGCTCCTTCGACGTCGTCCACCACACGCAGCTCCTCAACCGCCTGGTGCGCGACGGCCTGCTCACGCCGATGGCCCCCGCGTCCACGGACTCCACTGCCCCCACGGGCGAGGACACCACGGACGAGGCCGGGGCCGGGTCCACGGACGGCGTGCCCCAGGCCGGTGCACCCCTGAAGGTCACCTACCACGACGCGTGCTTCCTGGGCCGCCACAACCGCGTCTACGAGCCGCCACGCGAGCTCGTCGGCTCCCTGCCGAACGTGGAGCTCGTCGAAATGCCGCGCAACCGCGACCGCGCGATGTGCTGCGGCGCGGGCGGCGCGCACGCCTGGTTCGAGGAGACCCGCGGGACCCGCATCGCGGACGCCCGTATCGTCGAGGCCGCGTCCACGGGCGCGGACGTCGTCGCGACTGCCTGCCCCTTCTGCTCCCAGATGCTCGGCTCCGCCTCGGGCACGTCCGCCGGCTTCGTCTCGGCCGACGCCACCGACCCAGGCTCCGCAAGCACCGACGCCACCATGGCCTCGCCCGGCGGCAAGCTCCCGGAGGTCCGAGACGTGGCCGTCATGCTGCTGGAGGCCGTCAAGCGCGGGCAGTAA
- a CDS encoding molybdopterin-binding protein produces MKLSARNQLPGTVVEVSEGAVNGIVKIEVAPGLVISSSITNAAIEELGLTVGSKAVAVIKASNVIVGVED; encoded by the coding sequence ATGAAGCTCTCCGCACGCAACCAGCTCCCCGGCACCGTCGTTGAGGTCTCCGAGGGCGCCGTGAACGGCATTGTCAAGATCGAGGTCGCCCCCGGCCTGGTCATCTCCTCGTCGATCACGAACGCCGCCATCGAGGAGCTCGGCCTGACCGTCGGCTCCAAGGCCGTCGCCGTCATCAAGGCCTCCAACGTTATCGTCGGCGTCGAGGACTGA
- the dcd gene encoding dCTP deaminase, producing the protein MLLSDRDINASLDSGRIRLDPLDRDLVQPASIDVRLDRLFRLFDNHRYPVIDPAADQSDLTHQVDVGPDQPFVLHPGEFVLGATYELVTLGDDIAARLEGKSSLGRLGLLTHSTAGFIDPGFSGHVTLELSNTATMPILLYPGMKIGQLCFFDLSSPAEHPYGSQGLGSHYQGQRGPTPSRTHERFTRTRIER; encoded by the coding sequence ATGCTGCTCAGTGACCGCGACATCAACGCCTCCCTGGACTCCGGGCGAATCCGCCTCGATCCGCTGGACCGTGATCTGGTCCAGCCGGCCAGTATCGACGTGAGGCTGGATCGCCTGTTTCGCCTCTTCGATAACCACCGCTACCCGGTGATCGACCCGGCGGCGGATCAGTCGGACCTGACGCACCAGGTCGACGTCGGCCCGGACCAGCCCTTCGTTCTGCACCCCGGCGAATTCGTCCTGGGCGCCACCTACGAGCTCGTCACCCTCGGAGACGACATTGCGGCACGTCTGGAGGGCAAGTCATCGCTCGGGCGCCTCGGCCTGCTCACCCACTCCACCGCGGGCTTTATCGACCCCGGCTTCTCCGGGCACGTGACCCTCGAGCTGTCGAACACGGCGACGATGCCGATCTTGCTCTACCCGGGGATGAAGATCGGGCAGCTGTGCTTCTTCGACTTGTCTTCCCCGGCCGAGCATCCCTACGGTTCGCAGGGACTCGGCTCTCACTATCAGGGGCAGCGCGGTCCGACGCCGTCGCGCACCCACGAGCGCTTCACGCGCACGCGCATCGAACGGTGA
- a CDS encoding TM2 domain-containing protein, which translates to MTMPDPQATPFDPKESAPASDFSAPAEQIPAPEVPAPEAPSFPQSSAPDFDEATATPGSTTYGTAYDAAGAQSFPGPEQPAANQAPFGGAPGAQPSSEQSAYGSAGFGQPAYGQPAYGQQAYANPPKQWIFALLLAFFVGPLGIHNFYLGYNSRGLIQLILSVIIIGLPITAIWALIEFIMILMRSGSYGCDASGQPLV; encoded by the coding sequence ATGACGATGCCCGATCCCCAGGCCACCCCCTTTGATCCGAAGGAGTCGGCCCCGGCCTCGGACTTCTCCGCCCCCGCGGAACAGATTCCTGCCCCCGAGGTTCCCGCGCCTGAGGCGCCCAGCTTCCCCCAGTCCTCGGCCCCCGACTTCGACGAGGCCACCGCCACCCCGGGCTCCACCACCTACGGCACCGCCTACGACGCCGCAGGTGCCCAGTCCTTCCCTGGCCCTGAGCAGCCGGCCGCGAATCAGGCCCCCTTCGGCGGCGCGCCGGGCGCTCAGCCCTCCTCCGAGCAGTCCGCCTACGGGTCGGCAGGCTTCGGCCAGCCCGCCTACGGCCAGCCCGCCTACGGTCAGCAGGCCTACGCGAACCCGCCCAAGCAGTGGATCTTTGCCCTGCTTCTGGCGTTCTTCGTGGGCCCGCTGGGTATCCACAACTTCTACCTGGGCTACAACAGCCGCGGCCTGATCCAGCTGATTCTGTCCGTTATCATCATCGGCCTGCCCATCACCGCCATCTGGGCACTCATCGAGTTCATCATGATCCTCATGCGTTCCGGCTCCTACGGCTGCGACGCATCGGGCCAGCCCCTCGTCTGA
- a CDS encoding NINE protein: MSAPQQPYGQQPYGQQPGYGQPGFNAPVQGKSRTTVGLLNFFLGGFGAGDFYLGHKQMGIIKVVASIVLNIIYMAAAASDSAVLFGVVLLVMLGYSAFLIACMIMSFMGKWIYAADANGVPTV; the protein is encoded by the coding sequence ATGTCCGCTCCTCAGCAGCCCTACGGCCAGCAGCCCTACGGCCAGCAGCCCGGTTATGGCCAGCCCGGCTTCAACGCCCCCGTCCAGGGCAAGTCCCGCACGACCGTGGGTCTTCTCAACTTCTTCCTCGGCGGCTTCGGCGCCGGCGACTTCTACCTTGGCCACAAGCAGATGGGCATCATCAAGGTCGTCGCCTCCATCGTCCTCAACATCATTTACATGGCCGCCGCCGCCTCTGATTCCGCCGTCCTCTTCGGCGTTGTGCTGCTGGTCATGCTCGGCTACTCGGCGTTCCTCATTGCCTGCATGATCATGTCCTTCATGGGCAAGTGGATCTATGCGGCGGACGCCAACGGCGTTCCCACCGTCTGA
- a CDS encoding base excision DNA repair protein, with amino-acid sequence MFTNPTAEASKVLLHDLPRWFASNKRDLPMRHDDVSDWGTLVFEIMSQQTPVTRVQPIWLEWMRRWPTPADLAAASSADILVAWANLGYPSRALRLKNCAGTIVEKHDGQVPLTMKELTLLPGVGTYTASALLAFRHGIRVPVLDTNVRRVLVRFLDGREFPPHSTPSKAETARADALLPEDGAHAAEVSMALMEFGALVCTQLSPHCEECLMRAQCAWAAAGFPKDEKRPTPQPYTGTDRQARGRIMKALRAAHFEGGEGLTKRRVLDAARLDGGDRYQPTRVYRALLKEGMIAYDEDTRRVTLPR; translated from the coding sequence GTGTTCACAAATCCAACGGCCGAGGCCTCGAAGGTACTCCTCCACGACCTTCCCCGCTGGTTCGCATCCAATAAGCGCGACCTGCCGATGCGACACGACGACGTGTCCGATTGGGGAACCCTCGTCTTCGAGATCATGAGTCAGCAGACGCCAGTCACCCGCGTCCAGCCGATCTGGCTCGAATGGATGCGCAGATGGCCCACGCCCGCCGACCTGGCCGCCGCCTCCTCCGCAGACATCCTTGTGGCCTGGGCAAACCTGGGCTATCCGTCGCGAGCGCTGCGCCTCAAAAACTGTGCGGGCACCATCGTCGAGAAACACGACGGCCAGGTGCCCCTTACTATGAAGGAACTCACCCTCCTCCCGGGCGTCGGCACCTACACCGCCAGCGCGCTCCTCGCGTTCCGGCACGGAATCCGAGTCCCCGTCCTCGACACGAACGTTCGCCGCGTGCTGGTCAGATTTCTGGACGGACGCGAGTTCCCACCCCACTCGACCCCCTCAAAGGCGGAGACGGCGCGCGCCGACGCGCTCCTGCCCGAAGACGGAGCGCACGCGGCAGAGGTGAGCATGGCGCTCATGGAATTCGGCGCCCTCGTGTGTACCCAGCTCTCTCCCCACTGCGAGGAATGCCTCATGCGCGCGCAATGCGCGTGGGCGGCGGCCGGCTTCCCGAAGGACGAGAAGCGCCCCACGCCTCAGCCCTACACCGGAACCGACCGCCAGGCTCGCGGCCGCATCATGAAGGCCCTGCGCGCGGCACACTTTGAAGGCGGCGAGGGCCTGACCAAGCGGCGCGTCCTCGACGCCGCGCGCCTGGACGGTGGCGACCGCTACCAGCCGACCCGCGTCTACCGTGCCCTCCTCAAAGAGGGAATGATCGCCTACGACGAGGACACGAGGCGCGTGACGCTGCCCCGCTGA
- a CDS encoding ABC transporter permease — protein sequence MNAISQILGALIEAWGEVKVQKARVVLSLVGVVAAVAAMTVVIALGDLILQSSREMAELYEGRSVTLRLAPENSAASQGTPAGAGPTQASGAGGAPASSSVARPDDTDPVGEAMATLANRHDIRYWSRLSSSGGEITEVSQARSSGQFRGYPVVRTDDMFNDVTIQAVDPAYQVIFRTHMLAGRWVAPSDAEQRLTPVVISEVLWNQLGRAPIDQVPIVLHTTDGTAVRVVGVTKSSSRFDMPTMYVHYDAARATLPQMGTPSMIAWVGPDDADQARSVLPRALASILGDGWRVTVTGGEHEDIGEEQLGTISRVIMIIGGIIVFLGALGLLNVAIVTVRQRVREIGIRRAVGASAKRVFFAVFMESVVATFAAGVIGVGIAVVVVRFLPLETMGIALSDTPAFPAGAAIAGVAISSSIGALCGIIPALAAVRIKPIDAIRY from the coding sequence GTGAACGCCATCAGCCAGATCCTGGGCGCCCTCATCGAGGCGTGGGGCGAGGTCAAGGTGCAGAAGGCCCGCGTCGTCCTCTCCCTCGTCGGCGTCGTCGCCGCCGTGGCCGCCATGACGGTCGTCATCGCCCTGGGCGACCTGATCCTTCAGTCCTCCCGCGAAATGGCCGAGCTCTACGAGGGGCGCTCCGTCACGCTGCGCCTCGCCCCCGAAAACTCCGCCGCAAGCCAGGGGACGCCCGCCGGGGCCGGGCCAACCCAGGCCTCGGGCGCCGGGGGCGCCCCGGCCTCGTCGAGCGTGGCGCGCCCCGACGACACCGACCCCGTCGGCGAGGCCATGGCGACGCTGGCCAACCGTCACGACATCCGCTACTGGTCGCGTCTGTCCAGCAGCGGCGGCGAAATCACCGAGGTCAGCCAGGCGCGGAGCAGCGGTCAATTCCGCGGCTACCCGGTCGTGCGCACCGACGACATGTTTAACGACGTCACCATCCAGGCCGTCGACCCCGCCTACCAGGTCATCTTCCGCACCCACATGCTCGCTGGCCGGTGGGTCGCGCCCAGCGACGCCGAGCAACGTCTGACCCCCGTCGTCATCTCCGAAGTCCTGTGGAACCAGCTCGGACGCGCCCCCATCGACCAGGTCCCCATCGTCCTGCACACCACCGATGGGACCGCCGTGCGCGTCGTCGGCGTCACCAAGAGTTCCAGCCGCTTCGATATGCCCACCATGTACGTGCACTACGACGCCGCGCGCGCCACGCTGCCCCAGATGGGAACGCCCTCCATGATCGCGTGGGTGGGCCCCGACGACGCCGACCAGGCGCGCAGCGTCCTCCCTCGAGCCCTGGCCTCCATCCTCGGCGACGGCTGGCGCGTCACCGTCACGGGCGGCGAGCACGAGGACATCGGCGAGGAACAGCTGGGTACCATCTCCCGCGTCATCATGATCATCGGCGGCATCATCGTGTTCCTGGGCGCCCTGGGCCTGCTCAACGTCGCGATCGTCACCGTGCGTCAGCGCGTGCGTGAAATCGGTATCCGCCGGGCCGTCGGCGCATCCGCTAAGCGCGTCTTCTTCGCTGTCTTCATGGAATCCGTGGTCGCCACCTTCGCCGCCGGCGTCATCGGCGTGGGCATCGCGGTCGTCGTCGTGCGCTTCCTGCCGCTTGAAACCATGGGGATCGCGCTGAGCGACACACCTGCCTTCCCAGCCGGAGCCGCCATCGCCGGCGTCGCCATCTCCTCCAGCATCGGCGCGCTATGTGGCATCATCCCCGCGCTCGCCGCCGTGCGCATCAAACCCATCGACGCGATCAGGTACTAG
- a CDS encoding ABC transporter ATP-binding protein has protein sequence MSLVCLRDVTRTVTLPDGEDLHILRGVNLDVAAGEHVSIVGRSGTGKSTMLNIIGLLDTPTSGSYELDGVDTTRLGEGRRARMRGEDFGFVFQQFNIFAARTAAENVEVPLLYAAGTQLLRRRSIALDMLERVGLADRADSYPGEMSGGEQQRIAIARALVRRPRVILADEPTGALDPDTGRVVMALLEEVARESNSALIVITHDMAVAARASRAYELYDGVLHEVDEPSALAQRAESGRSGDEAGAEQAGHEAVAEHVGGEPVVTEPPAPPAQDDPESVPVPAPPTPHEEGDQ, from the coding sequence ATGAGTCTCGTGTGCCTGCGGGACGTGACCCGCACGGTCACCCTGCCTGACGGGGAGGACTTGCACATTCTGCGCGGCGTCAACCTGGACGTCGCGGCGGGCGAGCACGTGTCGATCGTGGGCCGATCGGGCACGGGCAAATCCACGATGCTCAACATCATCGGCCTGCTGGATACGCCCACATCGGGCAGCTATGAGCTGGACGGCGTCGACACGACGCGCCTGGGCGAAGGGCGCCGCGCTCGCATGCGCGGAGAAGACTTCGGCTTCGTCTTCCAGCAATTCAACATTTTCGCCGCCCGGACGGCCGCCGAAAACGTTGAGGTCCCCCTCCTGTACGCCGCCGGCACGCAGTTGCTGCGCAGGCGCTCCATCGCCCTCGACATGCTCGAGCGTGTGGGACTGGCGGATCGCGCGGACTCCTATCCGGGCGAAATGAGCGGCGGCGAGCAGCAGCGCATCGCGATCGCGCGTGCGCTCGTGCGCCGCCCGCGCGTCATCCTCGCCGACGAGCCGACGGGCGCCCTCGACCCGGACACGGGGCGCGTCGTCATGGCGCTCCTGGAGGAGGTCGCCCGCGAATCCAACTCGGCGCTCATCGTCATCACCCACGATATGGCTGTCGCCGCCCGCGCCTCGCGCGCCTACGAACTCTACGACGGCGTCCTGCACGAGGTCGACGAACCTTCCGCTCTCGCGCAGCGCGCGGAGTCCGGGCGCTCGGGCGACGAGGCCGGGGCTGAGCAGGCGGGTCACGAGGCCGTGGCCGAGCACGTGGGTGGGGAACCGGTCGTGACGGAGCCCCCGGCACCGCCCGCCCAAGACGATCCGGAAAGCGTGCCGGTCCCGGCGCCGCCGACCCCGCACGAGGAGGGGGACCAGTGA